The genomic DNA GTCTCCGTCCGGCGTACATAGTTGAGGCGGAGGGGCACTCGGTATATGACGTCGCCGGTCAGCAGCTCCAGCCACTCGGTGAAGCGCCGATCGTCGAGCAGCTCGGCCTCCCGATACAGGAACTCCAGCACTTCGCCATACCGTTGGTCCGCCGGGCCAATCGAACTGTTCGCCTCAGTAGCCACATGCACCATCCACTAAACGGTCGCC from Chloroflexota bacterium includes the following:
- a CDS encoding aromatic-ring-hydroxylating dioxygenase subunit beta, with product MATEANSSIGPADQRYGEVLEFLYREAELLDDRRFTEWLELLTGDVIYRVPLRLNYVRRTET